In a genomic window of Erigeron canadensis isolate Cc75 chromosome 5, C_canadensis_v1, whole genome shotgun sequence:
- the LOC122600505 gene encoding UPF0187 protein At3g61320, chloroplastic-like produces MSAPKPPCFQSQASFSLSPQSPKTPHLLLNFPLKKPSSKILCSQPPTTLITSILKSIPDWADSIKERRMKQTRPLYKHQDWVRHRSSYRHLRHMLSSLNSRVILSLVPPVIAFTSFAAVVATYNTAVLWHLLPEFLPVLRASSLPYQLTAPALALLLVFRTEASYSRFEQGRKAWSKVISGTNDFARQVIASVDDDLCLKTSLLQYIVAFPVALKCHLIYESDIGRDLEHLLEDDDLAIVLSSNHRPRCIIQFISQSMKLLNLEEPKRTVLESKVTCFHEGIGVCEQIMGIPIPLSYTRLTSRFLVLWHLTLPIILWDDCNWIVVPATFVSAASLFCIEEVGVLIEEPFQMLALDELCIRTCDHVQEAMKSENKIRETLILKKEAKSRNLSPNGHPTSGYEHNTPPNSSNSR; encoded by the exons ATGTCAGCCCCCAAACCCCCTTGTTTTCAATCTCAGGCATCTTTCTCATTGTCTCCACAATCCCCAAAAACCCCCCACCTCCTCCTCAATTTCCCCCTAAAAAAACCATCTTCCAAAATCCTCTGTTCCCAACCACCCACAACCTTAATAACTTCAATCCTGAAATCGATCCCAGATTGGGCAGACAGCATCAAAGAACGTCGTATGAAACAAACCCGCCCTCTTTACAAACACCAAGACTGGGTTCGACACCGTAGCTCTTACAGACACCTTCGCCATATGTTGTCCAGTCTTAATTCCAGGGTCATTTTGTCGTTAGTCCCCCCCGTGATCGCTTTTACGTCTTTTGCTGCCGTTGTAGCTACTTATAACACTGCAGTCTTGTGGCACTTGTTGCCTGAGTTTCTTCCGGTTCTGAGGGCTTCGTCTTTGCCTTATCAGTTGACTGCCCCCGCCTTGGCGCTGTTGTTGGTTTTTAGAACGGAAGCTTCGTATTCGAGGTTCGAACAAGGGAGGAAGGCTTGGAGTAAGGTTATTTCGGGTACTAATGATTTTGCTAGACAGGTTATTGCTAgtgttgatgatgatttgtGTTTGAAGACTTCCCTTTTGCAGTATATCGTGGCCTTTCCTGTTGCTCTTAAG TGCCATTTGATTTACGAATCTGATATAGGAAGAGATCTTGAGCATCTGCTTGAGGATGATGATCTAGCAATAGTTCTCAGTTCAAATCATCGTCCACGCTGCATCATTCAGTTCATCTCTCAAAGCATGAAGCTGCTTAATTTGGAGGAACCAAAGCGGACTGTATTG GAATCAAAAGTTACTTGTTTCCATGAAGGTATTGGTGTTTGTGAACAAATCATGGGCATACCTATCCCTCTTTCGTACACTCGTTTGACCTCAAGATTTCTTGTGCTATGGCATCTTACCCTTCCCATCATACTCTGGGATGATTGTAACTGGATTGTGGTTCCTGCTACATTTGTTAGTGCGGCTTCTCTATTCTGCATTGAAGAG GTGGGAGTTCTCATTGAAGAGCCCTTTCAGATGCTTGCTCTGGATGAGCTTTGCATACGAACTTGTGACCATGTACAAGAGGCAATGAAAAGCGAGAATAAGATACGAGAAACTTTAATACTGAAGAAAGAGGCTAAATCCAGGAACCTGTCACCAAATGGGCACCCAACATCTGGATACGAACATAATACTCCACCTAACAGTTCTAACTCACGATAG